A region from the Lolium perenne isolate Kyuss_39 chromosome 4, Kyuss_2.0, whole genome shotgun sequence genome encodes:
- the LOC139839178 gene encoding uncharacterized protein, which translates to MSSSPATTTTSALPNLPPSAPPPSQPPPSTGAAASMAGASDVAPLLSQQEVSTAIRDLATAVQGIRLYLIGTQGMTTPPLPPALNAYSAAPAFPPVQACPPAPASPSPPPWSSWQPAPSAGPASLPQGVPIQRVPFPPSPSRLPAWVTATEPPPVYSAASAPPPVYTAAGDPPRPSFSEPAYSRRRGPNPPRYTKLDFATYDGVEDPLNWLNQCGQFFRGQRTLASDRTWLASYHLRGAAQTWYYSLEQDEGGMPPWDRFRELCLLRFGPPIRGSRLAELGRLAFTTTVQDFADRFQALACHAPGVTGQQRAELFIGGLPDHIRVDVEMRDPQDLQSTMYYARAFEQRARAMQQAFPASDVQPAAHPPPTPPGQALTAVTHAGHSDPAATRPFRRLTTAEQLERRRKGLCFNCDELYVPGHVCPRLFYLETVDDIAADVVAAGLADAAVSKADAVPG; encoded by the exons ATGTCGTCTtcgccggccaccaccaccacctccgcgctGCCCAACCTGCCGCCTTCCGCACCGCCGCCCTCGCAGCCGCCGCCCTCCACGGGAGCCGCGGCATCCATGGCGGGGGCTTCCGACGTCGCGCCCCTCCTCTCGCAGCAGGAGGTCTCGACGGCCATCCGCGATCTCGCCACCGCGGTCCAAGGCATCCGCCTGTACCTGATCGGCACGCAGGGGATGAccacgccgccgctgccgccggccctcAACGCCTACTCGGCCGCGCCGGCGTTTCCGCCCGTCCAGGCGTGCCCGCCCGCCCCGGcctcgccgtctccaccgccgtgGTCGTCGTGGCAGCCGGCCCCTAGCGCCGGGCCCGCCTCGCTGCCCCAGGGCGTCCCTATCCAGCGGGTGCCGTTTCCGCCGTCGCCCTCGCGGCTCCCGGCGTGGGTGACCGCGACGGAGCCCCCGCCCGTCTACTCGGCCGCATCGGCGCCTCCTCCCGTCTACACGGCTGCCGGGGACCCTCCGAGGCCCTCCTTTTCGGAGCCGGCATACTCGC GGCGCCGCGGGCCCAACCCCCCACGCTACACCAAGCTCGACTTCGCCACGTACGACGGCGTCGAGGACCCCCTCAACTGGCTCAACCAATGCGGGCAGTTCTTCCGAGGGCAGCGCACCCTCGCCTCGGACCGGACTTGGCTCGCCTCGTACCACCTCCGCGGCGCAGCCCAGACATGGTATTACTCCCTCGAGCAGGACGAGGGCGGCATGCCCCCATGGGACCGCTTCCGCGAGCTCTGCCTTCTACGCTTCGGCCCCCCGATTCGCGGCAGTCGCTTGGCGGAACTCGGGCGTTTAGCCTTCACCACCACGGTACAGGACTTCGCCGACCGCTTCCAGGCCCTCGCATGCCATGCGCCCGGGGTGACGGGGCAGCAGCGCGCCGAGCTCTTCATTGGCGGACTGCCGGACCACATTCGCGTCGACGTGGAGATGCGGGATCCCCAGGACCTGCAGTCGACCATGTACTACGCTCGTGCCTTCGAGCAGCGCGCACGGGCCATGCAGCAGGCCTTCCCGGCCAGCGACGTTCAGCCAGCCGCCCACCCTCCACCGACACCACCAGGCCAGGCGCTCACGGCTGTGACTCATGCGGGGCACTCCGATCCAGCCGCGACGCGGCCTTTCCGTCGGCTGACCACGGCCGAACAGCTCGAGCGCCGTCGTAAAGGGTTGTGCTTCAACTGCGACGAGCTCTATGTACCGGGCCACGTTTGTCCACGCCTGTTCTACTTGGAGACCGTAGACGACATTGCGGCTGATGTCGTCGCAGCTGGGCTGGCTGACGCGGCCGTCTCCAAGGCCGACGCCGTTCCAGGATGA